One Micavibrio aeruginosavorus ARL-13 genomic window carries:
- the atpC gene encoding ATP synthase F1 subunit epsilon: MADATTSNDVLTFELVSPERKLMSGTAYRVTIPGVEGDFGVLAGHASVLSTVRMGVVEILESASAAPVRIFITGGFADVTPVNCTLLAEEAVNVNDLDAAKLEQDIRNLSDDLSVAKDAFEKSKLQRRLDVTRAKLKAVAA; this comes from the coding sequence ATGGCTGATGCAACGACAAGCAATGACGTTCTGACCTTCGAACTGGTTTCACCGGAACGCAAATTGATGTCCGGTACCGCATACCGCGTCACCATTCCCGGTGTAGAAGGGGATTTCGGTGTTCTGGCCGGTCATGCTTCGGTTCTGTCCACCGTGCGTATGGGCGTGGTTGAAATTCTGGAGTCAGCATCGGCCGCACCGGTCCGTATTTTTATCACGGGCGGTTTTGCCGACGTGACCCCGGTCAATTGCACCTTGCTGGCTGAAGAAGCTGTGAACGTGAACGATCTGGATGCCGCCAAGCTGGAACAGGACATCCGCAACCTGAGCGACGATCTGTCGGTGGCAAAAGATGCGTTTGAGAAATCAAAACTGCAGCGCCGTCTTGATGTAACGCGTGCGAAGCTGAAAGCCGTTGCGGCATAA
- a CDS encoding ATP-dependent DNA helicase, whose translation MSGHVAEQTQKRARVSMPAAAVITVTARTTTALSPDGEIKSYPHDQARMIFHKRPVIVCHAPYTRHRLGTDDLIAYDVLELFAFVHPAKFCVPTPFGIATALGIHVGDNSEDAPLALHESVRVLLSDLRACESDQEIRANLLGIADAMGAQGKGWVWTPYIFSALNAEYDPERQILTRTALNIWKNLPEWSEGAPPPPAGHDSVSGEEARERLRSMLTQGRSAEPRPQQMDYTGQIASIFAPAQNADQPHVLLAEAGTGVGKTLGYLAPSSVWAEKNGGPVWVSTYTRNLQRQIGQELERLYPDPMVRDRAVAIRKGRENYLCLLNYEDLANAAALARHATQIIAAGLMARWISATKDGDLSGGDFPGWLPALLGYGGTTSLADKRGECIHSACDHYHRCFVERSIRKARHADIVVANHALVMINTALAGTATPDDQPHRYVFDEGHHLFDAADGAFSGNLSARETADLRRWIFGQEGGKRSRARGLKRRMEDLIAGDGAAEEDLEKIIQAAHSLPGPGWSKRFKDNAAFGATEQFLALVYQQVYARADGRDGPYSLECTTLPLIDGLGDAARLLKSRLNDLRTPMMVLAGRLRRRLGEQSATLDTDTRRRLESVAASLQRRGEVTIGAWIAMLDTLESGNADDQFVDWMEIERIEGQAIDVGLYRHWVDPMIPFAAAMKTQAHGIAITSATLRDGTGDEEEDWRVAIERTGALSLTPSPHRFAVSSPYNYADQTRVYIITDVRKDDLDQVAGAYQALFEAAGGGGLGLFTAIQRLRAVRDRIAPKLEDNGIALYAQHVDEMDTGTLVDIFRADTHACLLGTDAVRDGVDVPGDSLRMLVYDRVPWTRPTILHKARREAFGKRRYDELLTRLKLRQAFGRLVRRADDRGVFVMLDSMLPTRLHGAFPEGVTIERVGLADAVKGIKEFWSTDSVG comes from the coding sequence ATGTCCGGACATGTCGCAGAACAAACACAAAAACGCGCACGCGTTTCCATGCCCGCCGCCGCCGTCATCACGGTCACGGCGCGGACGACAACTGCGCTGTCACCGGATGGGGAAATAAAATCATACCCGCATGATCAGGCGCGAATGATTTTTCACAAACGTCCGGTCATCGTTTGTCACGCACCGTACACACGTCACCGTCTGGGCACGGATGATTTGATCGCGTATGACGTGCTCGAACTTTTTGCATTCGTGCATCCGGCAAAATTTTGTGTCCCCACACCGTTTGGAATTGCGACCGCGCTGGGCATCCATGTCGGGGACAATTCCGAGGATGCGCCGCTGGCCTTGCATGAGTCCGTTCGGGTGCTTTTATCCGACCTGCGGGCCTGCGAATCAGATCAGGAGATTCGCGCGAATCTCCTCGGGATTGCCGACGCGATGGGGGCACAGGGCAAGGGTTGGGTGTGGACGCCGTATATTTTTTCCGCCCTGAATGCCGAATATGACCCCGAACGTCAGATTTTGACGCGCACCGCCCTGAATATCTGGAAAAACCTGCCTGAATGGTCGGAAGGCGCACCGCCCCCGCCCGCCGGGCACGATAGCGTGAGCGGCGAAGAAGCGCGCGAGCGTCTGCGCAGCATGTTGACGCAAGGGCGCAGCGCCGAACCCCGCCCGCAACAGATGGATTACACAGGCCAGATTGCGTCCATTTTCGCGCCCGCACAAAATGCCGATCAACCCCATGTTTTGTTGGCCGAGGCAGGGACGGGCGTTGGAAAAACGCTGGGCTATCTGGCGCCATCCAGCGTCTGGGCCGAGAAGAATGGCGGCCCCGTCTGGGTATCCACTTACACACGCAACCTGCAACGCCAGATCGGACAGGAATTGGAACGGCTCTACCCCGACCCGATGGTGCGGGACCGGGCCGTGGCCATTCGCAAGGGGCGGGAAAATTACCTCTGCCTGCTGAATTATGAGGATCTGGCCAATGCCGCCGCGTTGGCGCGCCATGCAACCCAGATTATTGCCGCCGGATTGATGGCGCGGTGGATTTCCGCGACCAAGGATGGCGATTTAAGCGGCGGGGATTTCCCCGGATGGCTGCCCGCTTTGCTGGGCTATGGCGGCACGACATCACTGGCCGATAAACGCGGGGAATGTATTCATTCCGCATGCGACCATTACCACCGTTGTTTCGTTGAACGGTCCATCCGCAAGGCCCGCCACGCCGATATTGTGGTCGCCAACCACGCGTTGGTGATGATCAACACCGCCCTGGCCGGGACCGCCACGCCGGATGACCAGCCCCATCGTTATGTCTTTGACGAAGGACACCATTTATTTGATGCCGCCGACGGCGCATTTTCCGGAAACCTGAGTGCGCGAGAAACCGCCGATTTGCGCCGCTGGATTTTCGGCCAAGAAGGCGGCAAGCGCAGCCGCGCCCGCGGCCTGAAACGCCGGATGGAGGATTTAATCGCCGGCGATGGGGCAGCAGAGGAAGATTTAGAGAAAATCATCCAGGCCGCGCACAGCCTGCCCGGGCCGGGATGGTCGAAGCGGTTTAAGGACAATGCCGCCTTTGGCGCGACAGAACAATTTTTGGCGCTGGTGTACCAGCAGGTCTATGCCCGGGCGGATGGGCGGGATGGCCCCTACTCGCTGGAATGCACCACCCTGCCTTTGATTGACGGGCTGGGCGATGCGGCACGTTTGTTGAAATCCCGCCTGAATGATTTGCGTACGCCGATGATGGTGCTGGCCGGGCGCTTGCGTCGCCGCCTGGGCGAACAATCGGCCACGCTGGACACCGACACGCGCCGCCGGTTGGAATCCGTCGCCGCATCCCTGCAGCGTCGCGGGGAAGTGACAATTGGGGCATGGATCGCCATGCTGGATACGCTGGAGAGCGGAAACGCGGACGATCAGTTTGTCGACTGGATGGAAATTGAACGGATTGAGGGACAGGCGATTGATGTTGGCCTGTATCGTCATTGGGTCGACCCGATGATCCCCTTCGCCGCCGCGATGAAAACCCAAGCCCACGGCATCGCCATTACATCGGCAACATTGCGCGATGGCACGGGTGATGAGGAAGAGGATTGGCGCGTGGCCATTGAACGCACGGGGGCGTTATCCCTCACCCCGTCGCCGCATCGCTTTGCCGTTTCATCACCCTATAATTACGCCGACCAGACGCGCGTTTACATCATCACCGATGTACGCAAAGATGATCTGGATCAGGTTGCGGGCGCGTATCAAGCGTTGTTCGAAGCCGCAGGCGGTGGCGGGTTGGGATTGTTCACCGCCATTCAACGTCTGCGCGCCGTACGGGACCGCATTGCCCCGAAATTGGAAGATAATGGCATCGCCCTGTACGCCCAGCATGTCGATGAGATGGATACGGGCACGTTGGTTGATATTTTCCGCGCCGATACACATGCGTGTTTGTTGGGCACGGATGCCGTGCGCGATGGCGTTGATGTACCCGGTGATTCATTGCGCATGTTGGTGTATGACCGCGTGCCATGGACACGCCCAACCATTTTGCACAAGGCCCGCCGCGAAGCATTCGGCAAACGCCGTTATGATGAATTGCTGACCCGGTTAAAATTACGCCAGGCCTTTGGCCGTCTGGTCCGCCGCGCGGATGACCGCGGCGTGTTTGTGATGCTGGATTCCATGTTGCCCACCCGATTGCACGGCGCCTTCCCCGAAGGGGTTACAATCGAACGCGTCGGTTTGGCAGACGCGGTCAAAGGGATTAAAGAATTCTGGTCTACGGATTCGGTGGGTTAA
- the lysS gene encoding lysine--tRNA ligase: MGQNPAQNSETTVTTAGNPRLAKQVKLDALKAAGIDPYPHVFPRTHQNGTLQDMYKDLPNGTETDDHVAVAGRIMAIRNNGMFLDLMDPSGKMQVFCHKDSMSEEALSILDYFDIGDIIGAEGTVRRTPRGELSVRAKKVTMLTKSLMPLPEKYHGLTDVEQRYRQRYLDLIMNDESRQKLLMRSKIISTIRKFMEEHGAIEVETPMMHPILGGASAKPFVTHHNALDADFFLRIAPELYLKRLIVGGLADAVFEINRNFRNEGISYKHNPEFTMIESYHAYKDYYDVMDLIEKLVQAVAMAVHGTLEINFQGNVINLGSPWARKGMVELVQEETGVDFMSMDAAQAHAEAKKLGVHVDPKANWGQVVETIFGEKVEHKLIQPIHVIDHPLDISPLSKVHRNNPRLVERFESYINGWEMANAFTELNDPKIQHDRFMDQVAQREGGNEEAMMVDHDFVTALEYGLPPTGGWGMGIDRLTMIMTDSHNIREVIAFPTLKPEK, encoded by the coding sequence ATGGGACAAAATCCAGCACAGAATTCTGAAACGACCGTAACCACAGCCGGGAACCCCCGTCTGGCGAAGCAGGTGAAGCTGGATGCCCTGAAGGCCGCCGGGATCGACCCGTACCCGCACGTTTTCCCGCGCACCCATCAAAACGGCACGCTGCAGGACATGTATAAAGACCTGCCGAATGGCACGGAAACCGATGATCACGTGGCCGTTGCCGGCCGGATCATGGCGATCCGGAACAATGGCATGTTCCTGGACCTGATGGACCCGAGCGGGAAAATGCAGGTCTTCTGTCACAAGGATTCGATGTCGGAAGAGGCGTTGTCGATCCTCGATTATTTCGATATTGGCGACATTATCGGGGCCGAAGGCACGGTGCGCCGCACCCCGCGTGGGGAACTGTCCGTCCGCGCGAAAAAGGTCACCATGCTGACCAAATCGCTGATGCCGCTGCCGGAGAAATATCACGGTCTGACCGATGTTGAGCAGCGTTACCGCCAGCGTTATCTGGACCTGATTATGAATGATGAAAGCCGTCAGAAATTGCTGATGCGCTCGAAAATCATCTCCACCATCCGGAAATTCATGGAAGAACATGGTGCGATTGAGGTTGAGACCCCGATGATGCACCCGATCCTGGGCGGTGCCTCGGCGAAACCGTTCGTGACGCACCATAACGCGCTGGATGCCGATTTCTTCCTGCGTATCGCACCGGAACTGTATCTGAAACGTCTGATCGTCGGTGGTCTGGCCGATGCGGTGTTTGAGATCAACCGCAATTTCCGGAATGAGGGGATTTCCTATAAACATAATCCTGAATTCACGATGATTGAATCTTACCACGCGTATAAAGACTATTACGATGTGATGGATCTGATCGAGAAACTGGTGCAGGCCGTGGCCATGGCCGTACACGGTACTCTGGAAATCAATTTCCAGGGCAATGTCATCAATCTGGGCAGCCCATGGGCGCGCAAAGGCATGGTTGAGCTGGTGCAGGAAGAAACCGGCGTTGACTTCATGTCGATGGATGCGGCCCAAGCCCACGCAGAAGCCAAAAAACTGGGCGTGCATGTCGATCCGAAGGCCAACTGGGGCCAGGTTGTCGAAACCATCTTTGGTGAGAAGGTGGAGCATAAACTGATCCAGCCGATCCATGTGATTGACCACCCGCTGGATATTTCCCCGTTGTCCAAGGTTCACCGCAACAACCCGCGTCTGGTGGAACGGTTTGAGAGCTATATCAACGGCTGGGAAATGGCCAACGCCTTTACCGAGCTGAACGACCCGAAAATCCAGCATGACCGCTTTATGGATCAGGTGGCCCAGCGCGAAGGCGGAAACGAAGAAGCCATGATGGTGGACCATGATTTCGTCACGGCGCTGGAATATGGCCTGCCGCCGACGGGTGGTTGGGGGATGGGCATCGACCGTCTGACCATGATTATGACGGATTCGCATAACATCCGCGAAGTGATCGCCTTCCCGACGCTGAAGCCGGAGAAATAA
- a CDS encoding type II toxin-antitoxin system HicA family toxin: protein MSHMPTLKHNDMVDILLHDGWKCVGQTGSHEQFKHDAKPNVVTVTNHGPKDIPCGTVRSILKTAGLDNVLKQLQHGASIKQLSKQMAKEMRAHLA, encoded by the coding sequence ATGTCACATATGCCGACATTAAAACATAACGATATGGTCGATATTCTGCTCCATGATGGGTGGAAATGCGTGGGTCAAACGGGAAGCCACGAACAATTTAAACATGATGCAAAACCCAATGTCGTGACGGTGACCAATCACGGGCCAAAGGATATTCCCTGCGGGACAGTCCGGAGTATCCTGAAAACAGCGGGTCTGGATAATGTGCTGAAGCAGCTGCAACACGGCGCATCCATCAAGCAACTGAGCAAACAGATGGCCAAAGAGATGCGGGCGCATCTGGCCTAG
- a CDS encoding type II toxin-antitoxin system HicB family antitoxin, with product MSKSYVALIRKEDNTEYWIDIPDVPGCASCGETIDAAIANFEDALQFHLQGMKESGVFLQDPRSVQDVLRSEEDPFIESYMVEIDDMTPHLKFSFSRLSIV from the coding sequence ATGAGCAAATCCTATGTCGCGCTGATTCGCAAAGAAGACAACACCGAATACTGGATTGATATTCCCGACGTGCCTGGTTGTGCGTCATGCGGCGAAACGATTGATGCAGCCATCGCCAATTTTGAAGATGCCTTGCAGTTTCATTTACAGGGCATGAAAGAATCCGGTGTGTTCCTGCAAGACCCACGTTCAGTTCAAGATGTGCTGCGCAGTGAGGAAGATCCGTTCATCGAATCCTATATGGTGGAAATCGATGATATGACCCCGCATCTGAAATTCAGCTTTTCACGCCTGTCCATTGTGTAA
- a CDS encoding nitroreductase family protein, translated as MTTITPQPATVQPDAIEFLLRRRSCKIKTLAAPGPDDQQLAIILQIAARVPDHGKLAPWSFVTFTGNARADFGKILAQAWKQDNPDAEPAKLDLESERFLRAPVVVAVLSHVREGKIPAWEQILSAGAACQNLILAATMMGFGAQWVTEWYATNNTVRTALGLKTDQDQVAGFIYLGTPSETPEERPRPEMDTIVTQWTGVKS; from the coding sequence ATGACCACCATCACGCCACAGCCCGCCACCGTGCAACCCGATGCGATCGAATTTCTGTTGCGCCGCCGGTCGTGCAAGATCAAGACACTGGCCGCTCCGGGGCCGGATGACCAGCAACTGGCGATCATTCTGCAAATTGCCGCCCGGGTTCCCGACCACGGCAAACTGGCCCCGTGGTCTTTTGTCACCTTCACGGGGAATGCCCGCGCCGATTTCGGAAAAATCCTGGCTCAGGCCTGGAAACAGGACAACCCCGATGCGGAACCCGCCAAGCTGGACCTGGAATCCGAGCGCTTCCTGCGCGCCCCCGTCGTCGTTGCCGTCCTGTCCCATGTGCGGGAGGGGAAAATTCCGGCGTGGGAACAAATCCTGTCCGCTGGCGCGGCGTGCCAGAACTTGATTCTGGCCGCGACCATGATGGGATTCGGCGCGCAATGGGTTACGGAGTGGTATGCCACCAACAACACCGTGCGCACCGCGCTGGGTTTAAAAACGGATCAGGATCAGGTGGCTGGATTTATCTATCTCGGCACACCATCCGAAACACCGGAAGAACGCCCGCGCCCGGAGATGGACACGATTGTTACACAATGGACAGGCGTGAAAAGCTGA
- a CDS encoding response regulator transcription factor, with protein MRLLLIEDDELLSQFIAAGLHQAGYESDCAYTADEALALVRTQSYDLIITDLGLPDQDGLSLLKKIREHNKNIPVLILTARQGVDDKVKGLDLGADDYLPKPFEMPELTARVRALLRRPAQALDAVITVGNLALDTNAHTASVINAPMKLTRREIDLLEQLMRNSGKVVSKELIESRLYSYGEQGSSNSIEVLVHRLRKKLEDAGADVQIATLRGLGYVLAERTEE; from the coding sequence ATGCGTCTTTTATTGATCGAAGACGACGAATTATTGAGCCAGTTCATCGCCGCCGGGTTGCACCAGGCGGGGTATGAAAGTGATTGCGCCTATACGGCGGATGAAGCGCTCGCCCTTGTCCGCACGCAAAGCTACGATCTGATCATCACTGATCTGGGTCTCCCGGATCAGGATGGTTTGAGCCTTCTGAAAAAAATTCGCGAACACAATAAAAACATTCCCGTCTTGATCCTGACCGCGCGCCAAGGCGTGGACGACAAGGTCAAGGGGCTGGATCTGGGTGCGGATGATTACCTGCCCAAACCATTTGAAATGCCGGAATTGACCGCACGCGTGCGCGCCCTGCTCCGCCGACCGGCCCAGGCACTGGACGCCGTTATTACCGTTGGCAATCTGGCATTGGACACCAATGCCCACACGGCCAGCGTGATCAATGCGCCGATGAAACTGACGCGCCGTGAAATCGATCTGCTGGAACAATTAATGCGCAACAGCGGCAAGGTGGTCAGCAAAGAGCTGATTGAAAGCCGCCTGTACAGCTATGGCGAACAAGGCTCGTCAAACTCCATCGAGGTGTTGGTCCACCGCTTGCGTAAAAAGCTGGAAGACGCGGGGGCCGATGTGCAAATCGCCACGCTGCGCGGCCTGGGCTACGTGCTGGCCGAACGGACCGAAGAATAA
- a CDS encoding CBS domain-containing protein: MLKTPPSSNTHPGKAVGQLIRSSITPRIEHNASAADALDLMYRYKTQYVAVMDRGDLVGIFTYASYLGNVLRSGKEAENTPLDEVMNTAPAPVDAEQSCRDVFQTVCQNGFPYVPVEQNGRFLGLVSDDILRLELSRELNAMRKKIGFSFFSPDDGSAMGGARP, from the coding sequence ATGCTCAAGACGCCCCCTTCTTCCAATACCCACCCCGGCAAAGCCGTTGGGCAATTGATCCGGAGCAGCATAACCCCAAGGATAGAGCATAATGCCTCTGCCGCGGATGCGCTGGATTTAATGTATCGCTACAAAACCCAATATGTCGCCGTCATGGACCGTGGCGATCTGGTGGGGATTTTTACCTATGCCAGCTATCTGGGCAATGTTTTACGCAGCGGCAAAGAGGCGGAAAATACCCCGCTGGATGAGGTTATGAACACAGCCCCAGCCCCTGTGGATGCCGAACAATCGTGCCGTGACGTTTTCCAAACAGTGTGCCAAAATGGATTCCCTTATGTACCGGTTGAACAAAATGGCCGGTTCTTAGGATTGGTTTCTGATGATATTTTGCGTCTGGAACTGTCGCGCGAATTAAACGCCATGCGGAAGAAGATTGGGTTTTCATTCTTCTCCCCCGACGATGGCAGTGCGATGGGTGGGGCGCGCCCATGA
- a CDS encoding aminopeptidase has protein sequence MKIQSLGPYYEDQIKTIKALAKGSSLWKAEAEALLPRITQSYKRADADALLATLSDMQRLAYIVAAGLEHESSFRADLKDMPASGWAAFTAPPVEDKLNLSLAKKLYNVKPNNNDVATMRLGDTSRAIGSYLVQWCLRDKVPFSVYFQDSDFHALLLNHATPDGVKALAADYMRMVDGVNKSMIVRANTPNRKIVHAHPDKAKIYDHETAPFFQKAGTGEVFYTLTCIPTENDSKIDGITYNDYIKLFFEMCDQPWDAISDAHLKLIQEFNIATHVRITNNDGTDVSMELVDDDGSHFTFCNSLIAKNVPGSEIFSAPRKNSVNGVVVAKGKFTHGGALIEDLTMEFKNGELVKYEAKAGLDAFKRAVEMDEGARFVGELGIGTNPHLKQHVANGLLVEKIGGSFHLALGRPYSYTEYQGVQVKVDNGGRSKLHWDITTMLYGKDGIIYLDGRKVMENGLWIDPQYDVLNRGWAAIPRKDRPAYWKNYDPKL, from the coding sequence ATGAAGATCCAATCACTGGGCCCGTATTATGAAGACCAGATCAAGACTATCAAGGCCTTGGCCAAAGGATCATCATTGTGGAAAGCCGAGGCCGAGGCCCTGTTGCCCCGGATTACCCAAAGTTATAAACGCGCCGACGCGGATGCGTTGCTGGCCACGCTGAGCGATATGCAACGGCTGGCCTATATCGTTGCGGCCGGGCTGGAACATGAATCATCGTTCCGCGCCGATTTGAAAGATATGCCCGCCAGCGGATGGGCCGCGTTCACCGCCCCACCGGTGGAAGATAAATTGAACCTGTCGCTGGCCAAAAAACTGTATAACGTGAAGCCAAATAATAATGATGTTGCCACCATGCGACTGGGCGATACGTCGCGTGCCATTGGCTCGTATCTGGTGCAATGGTGCCTGCGCGATAAGGTGCCGTTCAGCGTTTATTTTCAGGATAGCGATTTCCACGCCCTGTTGCTGAACCACGCAACGCCGGATGGCGTGAAGGCATTGGCCGCTGATTATATGCGCATGGTGGATGGCGTGAACAAAAGCATGATCGTGCGCGCCAACACGCCCAACCGCAAAATTGTCCACGCCCACCCGGACAAAGCAAAAATTTATGATCACGAAACCGCGCCGTTCTTTCAGAAGGCCGGAACAGGCGAGGTATTCTACACCCTGACCTGCATCCCCACTGAAAACGATTCAAAGATTGATGGCATCACCTATAACGATTACATCAAACTGTTCTTTGAAATGTGCGACCAACCATGGGATGCCATCAGCGACGCGCATTTAAAACTGATTCAGGAATTCAACATCGCCACGCATGTCCGTATCACCAACAATGACGGCACCGATGTGTCGATGGAGTTGGTTGATGATGATGGATCACACTTCACATTCTGCAACAGCCTGATCGCCAAGAACGTGCCGGGATCAGAAATTTTCAGCGCCCCGCGCAAGAACAGTGTCAATGGCGTTGTTGTTGCCAAGGGGAAATTTACCCATGGCGGCGCGTTGATCGAAGATCTGACCATGGAATTCAAGAATGGCGAATTGGTCAAATACGAAGCGAAAGCCGGCCTCGACGCCTTTAAACGCGCGGTTGAAATGGATGAGGGCGCGCGATTCGTCGGCGAACTTGGTATCGGTACCAACCCGCATTTAAAACAGCATGTCGCCAACGGCCTTTTGGTTGAAAAAATTGGCGGGTCATTTCATCTGGCGCTGGGACGCCCTTATTCCTACACCGAATATCAGGGTGTGCAGGTCAAGGTCGATAACGGCGGGCGCAGTAAACTGCACTGGGACATCACCACGATGTTGTATGGCAAAGACGGGATCATCTATCTCGACGGACGCAAGGTGATGGAGAATGGATTGTGGATCGACCCGCAATACGATGTTCTCAATCGCGGATGGGCCGCCATTCCGCGCAAGGATCGTCCGGCATACTGGAAAAATTACGATCCGAAATTGTAA
- the uvrB gene encoding excinuclease ABC subunit UvrB, whose protein sequence is MTKSAPTTSDSPPGPDFVRPFKIVSDYKPAGDQPTAIAELVAGINGGVTDQVLLGVTGSGKTFTMAHVIEATQRPALILAPNKTLAAQLYGEMKSFFPENAVEYFVSYYDYYQPEAYVPKTDTFIEKDSSINEQIDRMRHAATRAIFERRDCIIVASVSCIYGIGSKEDYQAMIVDLKKGDQINRQELIQQLIALQYKRNDLAFERGTFRVRGDTVELFPAHYEDKAWRFSLFGDELENVTEFDPLTGEKFLTLNAVRIYANSHYITPGPTMEQAIRNIKADLKTRLAEFREQGKLLEAQRLEQRTQFDLEMLAATGMCAGIENYSRYLTGRAPGEAPPTLFEYLPKDALVFLDESHVMVPQIGGMYNGDRARKTTLSEYGFRLPSAMDNRPLKFDEWNAMRGQTIFVSATPGPWELEQTQGVFSEQIVRPTGLTDPPVEIRPTTHQVDDLMGECKRVVANGGRALVTTLTKKMAEDLTEYLAENGLKVRYLHSDVDTLERIEIIRDLRLGAFDILVGINLLREGLDIPECQLVAILDADKEGFLRSRTSLIQTIGRAARNVDGKAVLYADRMTKSMQAAIDETDRRREKQKLYNVEHGITPESIRKSIGDVMNSVYERGDHVTVKRMDVDGEELSSPAAIAKKIKMLEEKMRTAASNLEFEEAARLRDHIRKLEAMDLAVRG, encoded by the coding sequence ATGACCAAATCAGCCCCCACCACCTCCGATTCGCCACCTGGCCCGGATTTTGTCCGGCCCTTCAAAATCGTGTCCGATTACAAACCGGCGGGGGACCAGCCGACGGCGATTGCCGAACTGGTCGCCGGGATCAATGGGGGCGTGACGGATCAGGTGCTGCTGGGCGTGACCGGTTCGGGCAAGACCTTCACCATGGCCCATGTGATCGAGGCGACGCAGCGCCCGGCGCTGATTCTGGCACCCAACAAAACATTGGCGGCGCAGTTGTATGGGGAAATGAAATCCTTCTTCCCGGAAAACGCGGTGGAATATTTCGTATCCTATTACGATTATTACCAACCCGAGGCCTACGTCCCGAAAACCGACACGTTCATTGAAAAAGATTCATCGATTAACGAACAGATCGATCGGATGCGCCACGCCGCCACCCGCGCGATTTTTGAACGGCGCGATTGCATTATCGTGGCGTCCGTATCCTGTATCTACGGTATCGGGTCCAAGGAAGATTATCAGGCGATGATCGTCGACCTGAAAAAAGGCGACCAGATCAACCGCCAGGAATTGATCCAGCAATTGATCGCCCTGCAATATAAACGCAACGATCTGGCTTTTGAACGTGGTACGTTCCGCGTGCGCGGTGATACGGTTGAATTGTTCCCGGCCCACTATGAGGATAAAGCGTGGCGGTTCTCCCTGTTCGGGGACGAACTGGAAAACGTCACGGAATTTGATCCGCTGACGGGCGAAAAATTCCTGACACTGAACGCCGTGCGCATTTATGCCAACAGCCACTACATCACCCCCGGCCCGACGATGGAACAGGCGATCCGCAATATTAAAGCGGATCTGAAAACCCGTCTGGCCGAATTCCGGGAGCAGGGAAAATTGCTGGAGGCCCAGCGTCTGGAACAACGCACGCAATTCGATCTGGAAATGCTGGCCGCCACGGGCATGTGCGCGGGCATCGAAAACTATTCCCGGTATTTAACGGGCCGCGCCCCGGGCGAAGCCCCGCCAACCTTGTTCGAATATCTGCCAAAGGATGCGCTGGTCTTTCTGGATGAAAGCCACGTCATGGTGCCGCAAATTGGCGGCATGTATAACGGCGACCGGGCGCGGAAAACGACCTTGTCGGAATACGGGTTCCGTTTACCATCCGCCATGGATAACCGCCCGCTGAAATTTGATGAATGGAATGCGATGCGCGGGCAAACCATTTTCGTCTCCGCCACGCCCGGCCCATGGGAATTGGAACAAACCCAAGGCGTGTTTTCCGAACAGATCGTCCGCCCCACGGGTCTGACTGATCCACCGGTTGAAATCCGCCCGACAACGCATCAGGTCGATGATCTGATGGGCGAATGCAAACGGGTCGTGGCCAATGGTGGTCGCGCACTGGTGACAACACTCACCAAAAAAATGGCCGAAGACCTGACGGAATATCTGGCCGAAAACGGGTTGAAAGTACGTTATCTGCACAGCGATGTTGATACGCTGGAACGCATTGAAATCATCCGCGATCTGCGCCTTGGTGCGTTTGATATTCTGGTCGGCATCAACCTGCTGCGTGAGGGGTTGGATATTCCCGAATGCCAATTGGTGGCGATTCTGGATGCGGACAAGGAAGGGTTCCTCCGTTCCCGCACATCATTGATCCAGACCATCGGCCGCGCCGCCAGGAACGTGGATGGCAAGGCGGTGTTGTATGCCGACCGCATGACCAAATCGATGCAGGCCGCGATTGATGAAACCGACCGCCGCCGCGAAAAACAAAAACTCTACAACGTCGAACACGGCATCACCCCGGAATCAATCCGCAAATCCATCGGCGATGTTATGAACAGTGTTTACGAACGCGGCGACCACGTTACGGTCAAACGCATGGATGTCGATGGCGAAGAATTGTCATCCCCCGCCGCCATCGCCAAAAAAATCAAAATGCTCGAAGAAAAAATGCGCACCGCGGCCTCCAACCTCGAATTCGAAGAGGCCGCCCGCTTGCGCGACCATATCCGCAAGCTGGAAGCGATGGATCTGGCGGTGCGGGGCTAG